A single window of Plasmodium reichenowi strain SY57 chromosome 12, whole genome shotgun sequence DNA harbors:
- a CDS encoding ABC transporter, (CT family) produces the protein MRRRSVYNFDQGKHGYLMNHISWLNFVSFNWITQLLRCLKNDDFVLPCIEETSSIEHYSTNLNRNVRNIQLKKYNKYNNYCCSKYNDGNKSCRCSTNNHRNKFNETKKEDHFFKSSDITYAVLKTFKYYLSLISFFHIVHTIFLIFVAVCIEKYVLLIKGGSNVVTLPFGFKNSKVLFGFIVISVIFISQFFDAVLCYYDFRLRVNMEVTVMYFLYKITLGNFNNQLINRNDLYDDHREEGKDQNKKKYQNDQNNQSDLNDQNDQSDLNDQNDQSDLNDRNDQNNQNDQNDQKDLRDIRHMHDKHVKHNDEEENLFLQNEESKDSTNSTIYIKNSNNQMSHINDLSITNNISDVNILSSIKKQDQNNSNNVSSMDSNTNYMSKTTCLTCTGSEFNKEEKDEKKELLEETKKEDKEVFDISIYNIMFIDTPFLIYFITALIELANMIIKFIMSFYMFYYKMGSAAVLNGALLIIIMYGLMFAFEFSSSLFKLKYLKYRDTRISNMHHILKEFKLMKIFNWESIAFDYVNMFRIKEMKICKIRTYLSSLSNYVNNISVNIVEVAIFFFYIRSELKSNKTVSFSSLITPLFVYKSLISGVSNFPNIINNLIEGAINIKRINRYINYYLFNNDMNDYFKHSLKGMKRNTCNVQNGNMDNMNNVKNVKNVNNVNNVKNMDDFMDDFMDDFMDDFIDNYMDNYMDNRMEYNININSKNVCSSKGEKNKKAFSRDDFLNHEQGTMQSFYKFLDTHKNKKNINEKDDISNRINKKDCVKKCSNKLSKSNNNNAVGKNNNSLFEERKGWYPKNKHFKDNIVMNMKNCYFSSKNNDDYILKNINLTLKNNSVIIILGNVGSGKTIFFYSLLGQFKLSCGNFYLKNYIYNYMPILYVPQFNWISLGTIRSMILFGNKYDESIYYDVILKSELFHDIISFKKKDMRYISDEHSLSKGQKARICLARALYHHYIHMKHMNLYYEKNEFINEKMKKISLKSNDNHTAQRCNDNTLYNNNTSHNNNTIHNNNTIHNNNTLHNNNTLCNNNTIHNNNTLHNNNTSHNNNTLHNNNTLCNNNTSHNKNSCSKNLTEERNISYLYLFDDLFTSLDPCISKDIFYNLFCDKEKIQHFKKNSSFILSISEIILNSFISSNCILNNMQYDVLIYKLENSTLHYEGNLVEYIKKNNIVVKEDVVQTNKQCEKKSLTNEQIKSMLSLNEDWNYMHRVKKKSITQKETTQNNDNINDNINDNINDNVNVSKEILSCEIKTKDHYNNIHCSKNSLEKHNNSIYNNKENEPRKILSGDIKYHKFMVLKQFKTIYSFKTIYSFNTEETNDDDFNKNYYRKFTKVIQNYNNQCVEEKKKSFRNYKSINSYNEILIKDNKKVWEDTYYENDYIDEYEKIKKNVLSKLKYNYYISCDYNNSENFDFNEELKFKGNIKLETFWWYLKKIGRPLIIVIIIFMLISIFTDEIKNLILFLASTILKSGDKKDEEILNQQLVYLNYFILLPSISLLTTLISFMLIAHGIVKSAIKVHTEVLLSILYAPIHVFYSNNLGNIINKFITDVNILDNGIIKRIYKTFYTLFRFLFTLFLLIYMVKYTIVIFPFIMLIIYFFVFNKYSKGCKEAQRGFLASHAPLCTIYSNTIIGKDVINLYKKNNYFLTLYKQKIFDFRNYTIFKWSITIWASLYVQLIVLALTFFYIIYPHFFFKHAKQNHEINYEKEASTIGYCITFSCSLGFVVKSLLYDYTHVEKEMCSTQRLEECSKMIKDEGYSDDNITSQNNIHNHEDNNNNNNNNNQQDSNLFISVPGSCYTNEKENRRKYKTELVNNTKDMYSINNDDLLHNGDMLTHPINNQNNKLKKLHTSPHIDNNKIKYGICFERVFVSYKKKICVDRKNNKYEYVNEKSCLKNINIYALKNQKIGIVGKSGAGKSTMILSILGLIGTTRGRITIEGQDIKTLTLDERKNMIGVLPQSSFVFFHWNIRTFIDPYKDFTDDEIVHAFKLIGINLSYDDLDKYIYKQQQQKKKKKNTHNLWKKKSFIDLTNSISLSDECIRYLSLVRLFLNRHKYKLILIDEIPVLNFCYNTKKLNNFFTTDIKSFDYIIRTFFQNTTVLIIAHDASTLSCCDFIYVIAKGEVVYKCSYKDVKTQTELANLLQEKQLN, from the coding sequence ATGAGACGGAGAAGCGTTTACAATTTCGATCAGGGAAAACATGGCTATTTAATGAATCACATATCTTGGCTTAATTTTGTGAGCTTCAATTGGATTACACAACTTTTAAGATGTCTTAAGAATGATGATTTTGTATTACCTTGTATAGAAGAAACAAGTTCCATAGAACATTATAGCACCAACTTAAATAGGAATGTTCGAAATATCcaattaaagaaatataataaatataataattattgttgtagtaaatataatgatggTAATAAAAGTTGTAGATGTTCTACAAATAATCatagaaataaatttaatgaAACCAAAAAGGAAgatcatttttttaaaagtaGTGATATTACATATGCAGTTTTGaaaacatttaaatattatttaagtTTAATTAGTTTCTTTCATATTGTACATACTATATTTCTAATATTCGTTGCTGTGTGTATTGAGAAATATGTCTTGTTAATAAAAGGCGGTTCAAATGTTGTAACTCTACCATTTGGATTCAAAAATTCTAAAGTGCTGTTTGGATTTATAGTCATTTCAGTGATATTCATTAGTCAGTTTTTTGATGCCGTCCTTTGTTATTATGATTTTAGATTAAGAGTTAATATGGAGGTAACCgttatgtattttttatacaaaataacGTTAGGTAATTTCAACAATCAATTGATTAATAGAAATGATTTGTATGATGACCATAGGGAAGAGGGGAAGGAccaaaataaaaagaaatatcAAAATGATCAAAATAATCAAAGTGACCTGAATGATCAAAATGATCAAAGTGATCTGAATGATCAAAATGATCAAAGTGATCTGAATGATCGAAATGATcaaaataatcaaaatgatCAAAATGACCAGAAGGATTTACGTGATATACGTCATATGCACGATAAACATGTTAAACataatgatgaagaagaaaatctctttttacaaaatgaagaaaGCAAAGATTCAACAAACAGTAcgatatatataaaaaatagtaACAACCAAATGAGCCACATAAACGATTTGTCtattacaaataatatatcagatgtaaatattttatcgAGCATAAAAAAGCAAGACCAGAATAACAGTAATAATGTTTCAAGTATGGATAGCAACACCAACTACATGAGCAAAACGACATGCTTAACTTGTACAGGTTCCGAAtttaataaagaagaaaaagatgaaaaaaaagaactTTTAGAAGAAACcaaaaaagaagataaaGAAGTATTCGATattagtatatataatataatgtttATTGATACACcctttttaatttattttataacaGCATTAATAGAATTGGcaaatatgataataaaatttataatgtctttttatatgttttattataaaatggGTAGTGCGGCTGTATTAAACGGTGCTTtgttaattataataatgtatgGATTAATGTTTGCTTTTGAATTTTCATCTAGTTTATTTAAattgaaatatttaaaatatcgTGATACAAGAATAAGTAATATGcatcatatattaaaagaattcaaactaatgaaaatatttaattgGGAATCTATAGCTTTTGATTATGTAAATATGTTTCgaataaaagaaatgaaaatatgtaaaatcAGAACATATTTAAGTTCTTTAAGTAAttatgttaataatatatctgTAAATATTGTAGAAGTTGctattttctttttttacataAGAAGTGAATTAAAGAGTAATAAAACCGTCAGCTTCAGTTCTTTAATTACACCtctttttgtttataaatCCTTAATCTCTGGTGTATCGAATTTTccaaatataataaataatttaatagaAGGTGCTATAAATATTAAGCGTATtaatagatatataaattattatttgtttaacAATGACATGAATGATTATTTTAAGCATTCATTGAAGGGTATGAAAAGGAATACATGTAACGTTCAAAATGGtaatatggataatatgaacaatgTGAAGAATGTGAAGAACGTGAACAATGTGAACAATGTGAAAAATATGGATGATTTTATGGATGATTTTATGGATGATTTTATGGATGATTTTATCGATAATTATATGGATAATTATATGGATAATAGGATGGAgtacaatataaatatcaaTAGTAAAAATGTTTGTTCATCGAAAGGAGAAAAGAACAAGAAAGCATTTTCAAGAGatgattttttaaatcatgAACAAGGGACGATGCAAAGTTTTTACAAATTTTTGGATACacacaaaaataaaaagaatataaacGAAAAAGATGATATCTCAAatagaataaataaaaaggattgtgtaaaaaaatgtagtaataaattatccaagagtaacaataataatgctgtaggtaaaaataataattcattatttGAAGAGAGAAAAGGGTGGTAtccaaaaaataaacattttaaGGATAATATAGTGATGAACATGAAGAATTGTTATTTTTCATCcaaaaataatgatgattatatattaaaaaatataaacttaacattaaaaaataatagtgTAATTATTATACTTGGAAATGTGGGTTCAGGAAAAAccattttcttttattcattattaggtcaatttaaattatcatGTGGTaacttttatttaaaaaattatatatataattatatgcctatattatatgtaccACAATTTAATTGGATATCCTTAGGTACAATCAGATCTATGATATTGTTCggaaataaatatgatgaatctatttattatgatgTGATTTTAAAAAGTGAATTATTTCATGATATAATATCctttaagaaaaaagacATGAGATATATAAGTGATGAACATAGTTTGAGTAAAGGACAAAAAGCTAGGATATGTTTAGCTAGAGCATTgtatcatcattatatacatatgaaacatatgaatttatattatgagaaaaatgaattcataaatgaaaaaatgaagaagataTCTTTAAAAAGTAATGATAATCATACTGCACAGAGGTGTAATGATAacacattatataataataacacatcgcataataataacacaatacataataataacacaatacataataataacacattacataataataacacattatgtaataataacacaatacataataataacacattacataataataacacatcgcataataataacacattacataataataacacattatgtaataataacacATCGCATAATAAAAACAGTTGTAGTAAAAACCTTACAGAAGAAAGGAATATATCTTATCTTTATCTTTTTGATGATTTGTTCACCTCTCTAGATCCTTGTATATCCaaagatattttttataatttattttgtgataaagaaaagatacaacattttaaaaaaaacagttcttttattttatccataagtgaaataatattaaatagtTTTATTTCAAGTAATTGTATTCTTAACAACATGCAATATGAtgtgttaatatataaattagAAAACAGTACGTTACATTATGAGGGCAATTTAGTAgagtatataaaaaaaaacaatatagTGGTAAAAGAAGATGTCGTTCAAACGAATAAACAgtgtgaaaaaaaaagtttaaCAAATGAACAAATCAAATCGATGTTAAGTCTTAATGAAGATTGGAACTATATGCATCgtgtaaaaaaaaaaagtatcACTCAAAAAGAAACTACccaaaataatgataatattaatgataatattaatgataatattaatgataatgtTAATGTTAGTAAGGAAATACTCTCATGTGAAATAAAGACAAAAgatcattataataatattcattgTAGTAAAAACAGTCTTGAAAAACATAATAACAgtatttataataacaaagAAAATGAGCCCAGAAAAATACTCAGCGGAGATATAAAATACCATAAATTTATGGTTCTTAAACAATTCAAAACAATCTATTCCTTTAAAACCATTTATTCGTTCAATACAGAAGAAActaatgatgatgatttTAACAAGAACTATTATAGAAAATTTACGAAGGTTATTCAGAATTATAACAATCAATGTgtagaagaaaaaaagaaaagctttagaaattataaaagCATTAATAgttataatgaaatattaattaaagACAATAAGAAAGTTTGGGAAGATAcatattatgaaaatgattatatagatgaatatgaaaaaataaaaaaaaatgttttatctaaattaaaatataattattatatatcttgtgattataataacagtgaaaattttgattttaatgaagaattaaaatttaaaggAAATATTAAGTTAGAAACATTTTGGTggtatttaaaaaaaattggaAGACCTCTTataattgttattattatatttatgttaatttctatatttacagatgaaataaaaaatttaatattatttttagCTAGTACTATATTAAAGAGTGGTGATAAGAAAGATGAAGAAATTTTAAATCAACAATTagtttatttaaattattttattttattaccATCAATATCTTTATTAACAACATTAATCTCTTTTATGTTAATAGCACATGGTATTGTTAAATCAGCTATTAAAGTACATACAGAAGTATTGCTTAGTATATTATATGCTCCTATACATGTATTTTATAGTAATAATCTAggaaatataattaataaatttataacagatgtaaatatattagataatggaattattaaaagaatttatAAAACTTTTTATACACTCTTTCGCTTTTTATTTACActctttttattaatatatatggtaAAATATACTATTGTTATATTTCCATTTATTAtgttaattatatatttttttgtatttaataaatattctaAAGGATGTAAAGAAGCACAAAGAGGATTTTTAGCATCACATGCACCCTTATGTACAATATACAGTAATACTATTATAGGAAAGGATGTAAtcaatttatataaaaaaaataattatttcttaacattatataaacaaaaaatatttgattTTAGAAATTATACTATATTTAAATGGTCAATAACTATATGGGCATCTTTATATGTACAATTAATTGTTCTAGCACTAACCttcttttatatcatatatccacatttcttttttaaacaCGCAAAACAAAACCATGAAATCAACTATGAAAAAGAAGCTAGTACGATAGGTTATTGTATTACCTTTTCATGTAGCCTTGGTTTTGTTGTAAAAAGCTTATTGTATGACTACACACATGTAGAAAAGGAAATGTGTAGCACACAAAGATTAGAAGAATGCTCCAAGATGATTAAAGACGAAGGTTATTctgatgataatataacttctcaaaataatatacataaccatgaagataataataataataataataataataatcagCAGGATtcaaatttatttatatctgTGCCTGGTTCGTGTTATActaatgaaaaagaaaatagGAGAAAATACAAAACAGAACTtgttaataatacaaaagaTATGTAttctataaataatgatgatttGTTACATAATGGAGACATGTTAACACATCCAATTAATAATcagaataataaattaaaaaaattacatacCAGTCCTcatatagataataataaaataaaatatggTATATGTTTCGAAAGAGTATTTGTTAGctataaaaagaaaatttgtgttgatagaaaaaataataaatatgaatatgtaaatgaaaaatcatgcttaaaaaatataaatatatatgctttaaaaaatcaaaaaattGGTATCGTAGGAAAATCAGGAGCAGGCAAAAGTACTATGATACTATCTATTCTAGGTTTAATAGGTACTACTAGAGGAAGAATTACTATTGAAGGACAAGATATTAAAACCTTAACTTTAgatgaaagaaaaaatatgattGGTGTATTACCACAATCGtcttttgttttctttCATTGGAATATTAGAACATTTATAGATCCATATAAAGATTTTACAGATGATGAAATTGTTCATGCTTTCAAATTAATAGGAATTAATTTAAGTTATGATGATttagataaatatatttataaacaacaacaacaaaaaaaaaaaaaaaaaaatacacataacctatggaaaaaaaaaagttttaTTGATTTAACGAACTCTATTTCTTTATCAGATGAATGTATTAGATATTTATCATTAGTACGTCTTTTCTTAAATAgacataaatataaactCATTTTAATCGATGAAATACCTGTCCTTAATTTCTGTTATAATAccaaaaaattaaacaaCTTCTTTACAACAGATATTAAATCTTttgattatattattagaaCATTCTTTCAAAATACTACTGTACTAATTATTGCTCATGATGCCAGTACACTCTCCTGTTGTGATTTTATTTACGTTATCGCGAAGGGAGAAGTAGTCTACAAATGTAGTTATAAAGATGTTAAAACGCAAACCGAATTAGCTAACTTGCTTCAAGAAAAACAATTAAATTGA
- a CDS encoding hypothetical protein (conserved Plasmodium protein, unknown function) — protein sequence MKLKYHLFFLIIFIQDILCLKYEDYIKSLPETFHLAKGDSKKDEMRKENSKEENDNNNNNNDNKSNSNSNSNYKVGMQDIVNNISNKISDDNKNKDNNSYDKYDCNDDDNNNTSNSLFHKMMCAFKKKLFKNEQVIEKDIRNVKKGVINLKENVVKDSSNISKHTNILKDDITKNTNYLFNLFKKSLKEEGDNVNKFSSDYFNKLKNLPDSHLFFSKLLLTLNQNDDKDKNKITHINNYYNNNMNDNTENNTNLLQNFLSFIKNVKHKDEYNNDNNIKKENDFFHSFYLHNENDKHNNNKDKKYSWWFTNKNDEKKNVDNHLNLLYNNSNNSFNSTLNQNQTDHENLPEQVREKKNSQEEKNKWLDILWKYFHKNEEEIEKEMNEKKDLNDNNKNGVNVDDHNFNGSHNLDEKKNKFSFLNYWNDKDIPKEGSADEYSHDNNNNKTDDQNNDDNKKFNIFMYFRKNKKNDEDMNKNKKEMNMEMDMDMDMNMNKDMNKDMNMDKNNEMNNEMNKDMNMGDDTNVGMSDTLNNNLNKKEMNKVDEDPKGFVLNLVKNYYENNKNVDNINYSLLLTSDKETNENINYHPLIKFKSCLMNCFNEINNTEKSVEKESYLSLDDYRILEKCISKCKNNNLNDTHNEDPPMKKDDTILYIEKKNKINDTTKNTLLNDNINNLINENNESTEKETSSKWSNFFFKKNNKNIKDSYEENKNSNNPQDNISVLTSNETNLENLNILNDNLSTHLMYDIDNNNNKKKIINNNNNNNNYKMKNFLIDSRFKYSNKEKTKNFIQHEQQDKNKNVYNKPLHFFNYFNNSNINTDDDNNIYKDNLIMNNSANDNLLNNDDKYNSLKNINNNNIILNKNDIDNDENNNYISTGFFLFLLLITFFVYLSAFTNIINQFYLSFKEKICLFIKGKYKGTFDNVYEESCESFLPKVQYKNSHNNNNNDNNNFCQSYENIYHSFQENSLDMA from the coding sequence atgAAGTTGAAATatcatttgttttttcttataatttttatacaaGACATATTATGTTTGAAGTATGAAGATTATATAAAGTCTTTACCAGAAACTTTTCATCTGGCAAAGGGTGATAGTAAAAAGGATGAGATGAGGAAAGAAAACAGcaaagaagaaaatgataataataataataataatgataataaaagtaatagtaatagtaatagtaaTTATAAGGTTGGTATGCAAGATATTGTAAATAACATTTCAAACAAAATAAGCGACgacaataaaaataaagataataattcttatgataaatatgattgtaatgatgatgataataataatacttcTAATAGtttatttcataaaatGATGTGTGCTTTTAAAAAGAAgttatttaaaaatgaacaagTCATAGAAAAAGATATCCGAAATGTAAAGAAAGGtgtaataaatttaaaagagAATGTTGTTAAAGATAGTTCTAATATTAGTAAACATactaatatattaaaagatgatattacaaaaaatacaaattatCTTTTCAATTTATTTAAGAAATCACTTAAGGAAGAAGGAGATAatgttaataaatttaGTTCAGATTATTTcaataaattaaaaaatttaccAGATAgtcatttatttttttcaaaactattattaacattaaatcaaaatgatgataaagataaaaacaaaataacacatataaacaattattataataacaatatgaatgataacacagaaaataatacaaatcTTTTACAAAACTTTCTTTCtttcataaaaaatgttaaacacaaagatgaatataataatgataataatataaaaaaagaaaacgatttttttcattcattttatttacataatgaaaatgataaacataacaataataaagataaaaaatattcatggtggtttacaaataaaaatgatgaaaaaaaaaatgtagatAATCATCTTAAccttttatataataattcaaataattcatttaattcAACATTAAATCAAAATCAAACAGATCATGAGAATTTACCTGAACAAGTcagggaaaaaaaaaactcccaagaagaaaaaaataaatggCTAGATATTTTATGGAAATATTTccataaaaatgaagaagagatagaaaaggaaatgaatgaaaaaaaagaccttaacgataataataaaaatggtGTTAATGTTGATGATCATAATTTTAATGGTTCACACAACCTTgacgaaaaaaaaaataaattttccTTTTTGAATTATTGGAATGATAAGGATATACCAAAGGAAGGTTCTGCTGATGAGTATTCACATGATAACAACAATAACAAAACGGATGatcaaaataatgatgacaataaaaaatttaatatttttatgtattttagaaagaataaaaaaaatgacgAAGAcatgaataaaaataaaaaggaaatgaACATGGAAATGGACATGGACATGGACATGAACATGAACAAGGATATGAACAAGGATATGAACATGGACAAGAACAATGAAATGAACAATGAAATGAACAAGGATATGAATATGGGTGATGATACAAATGTTGGTATGAGCGATACCTTGAacaataatttaaataagaAGGAGATGAACAAGGTAGATGAGGACCCTAAAGGGTTTGTTTTAAATTTAgtaaagaattattatgagaataataaaaatgtagataatataaattattccttattattaacatCTGACAAAGaaacaaatgaaaatattaattatcACCCCTTGATAAAATTTAAGAGCTGTCTAATGAATTGTTTTAAcgaaataaataatacgGAGAAAAGTGTTGAGAAGGAGAGTTATTTATCTCTTGACGATTATAGAATTTTAGAAAAATGTATATCgaaatgtaaaaataataatttgaatGATACACATAATGAGGATCCTCCTATGAAAAAGGATGATACCATCTTATAcatagaaaaaaaaaataaaatcaaTGATACTACTAAGAATACGCttttaaatgataatataaataatctTATAAATGAGAATAATGAATCTACAGAAAAAGAGACCTCATCAAAGTGGtccaattttttttttaaaaaaaataacaagaatataaaagatagttacgaagaaaataaaaatagtaataatCCCCAAGATAATATTTCTGTACTTACATCTAATGAAACCAATTTggaaaatttaaatatattaaatgataacCTAAGTACACATCTTATGTATgatatagataataataataataaaaaaaaaataataaataataataataataataataattataaaatgaaaaactTTTTAATAGATTCAAGGTTTAAATATAGTAATAAAGAAAAGACCAAGAATTTTATACAACATGAACAACAGgataagaataaaaacgtatataataaaccattacatttttttaattattttaataattcaaatataaatacagatgatgataataatatatataaagataatttaataatgaataattCTGCGaatgataatttattaaataatgatgacaaatataatagtttgaaaaatataaataataataatattatattaaataaaaatgatatagataatgatgaaaataataattatatatcaaccggttttttcttattcttattattaataacatTCTTTGTATACTTATCAGCATTcacaaatattattaatcaattctatttatcatttaaagaaaaaatttgtttatttattaaaggaaaatataaaggTACCTTTGATAATGTATACGAAGAATCTTGTGAATCCTTTTTACCAAAGGttcaatataaaaacagtcacaataataataataatgataataataatttctgtcaatcatatgaaaatatatatcattcGTTTCAAGAAAATTCACTTGACATGGCATAg
- a CDS encoding macrophage migration inhibitory factor, giving the protein MPCCEVITNVNLPDDNVQSTLSQIENAISDVMGKPLGYIMSNYDYQKNLRFGGSNEAYCFVRITSIGGINKSNNSALAHQITTLLVSNLNVKSRRIYVEFRDCSAQNFAFSGSLFG; this is encoded by the exons atgcCTTGCTGTGAAGTAATAACAAACGTAAACCTTCCTGATGATAATGTACAAAGTACTTTATCTCAAATAGAAAATG CAATATCTGATGTTATGGGTAAACCACTTGGTTATATTATGAGTAATTATGATTATCAAAAAAACTTAAGGTTTGGAGGTAGCAATGAAGCTTATTGTTTTGTAAGAATAACAAGTATTGGAGGAATTAACAAGTCAAATAATTCTGCTCTTGCTCATCAAATAACGACACTCCTTGTAAGCAACTTGAATGTAAAATCTAGACGTATCTATGTAGAATTTAGAGACTGTTCTGCTCAAAACTTTGCCTTCAGTGGTTCTCTCTTCGGCTAG